The following are encoded together in the Gilvimarinus sp. DA14 genome:
- the proB gene encoding glutamate 5-kinase: MTRRQDITRARRWVVKIGSALLTNDGKGLDYAGISHWVAQMAELRQRGIELVLVSSGAVAAGMTRLGWRERPTEIHRLQAAAAVGQMGLIQTYEAEFARFELHTAQVLLDHDDLSSRERYLNARSTLTTLLELGVVPVVNENDTVVTDEIRFGDNDTLGALVANLVDADLLVILTDQNGMYNADPRSNPEAKLISEVAAADKTLDAMAGDGGSLGRGGMITKVRAARVAARSGADTVIVGGRQDSVLTRLANGDNLGTYLWADQQPQAARKRWIAGHLQTRGTLVLDDGAVKVLLEKGKSLLPVGVKAVKGDFTRGELVVCMDSNGREVARGLVNYHASEAAKIIGQPSAHIHKLLGYQGDEELIHRDNLVVTA, from the coding sequence ATGACAAGACGTCAGGATATAACCCGCGCGCGCCGTTGGGTGGTAAAAATTGGCAGTGCCCTGTTAACCAATGATGGCAAGGGGCTGGATTACGCTGGAATTTCCCACTGGGTAGCGCAGATGGCCGAGTTGCGCCAGCGCGGGATTGAGCTGGTACTGGTATCCTCCGGTGCAGTAGCCGCCGGTATGACTCGCCTGGGCTGGCGCGAGCGGCCCACCGAAATTCATCGCCTACAGGCCGCCGCTGCGGTAGGGCAGATGGGTTTAATTCAAACCTATGAAGCCGAGTTTGCCCGTTTTGAGTTGCACACCGCCCAAGTGCTGCTGGACCACGATGATTTATCTTCCCGCGAACGCTATTTAAACGCCCGCTCGACCCTCACCACACTGCTCGAATTGGGGGTAGTGCCGGTGGTGAATGAGAACGACACGGTAGTGACCGATGAAATCCGCTTTGGCGATAACGACACTTTGGGTGCGCTGGTGGCCAATTTGGTGGATGCAGACTTGTTGGTCATTCTTACCGACCAAAATGGTATGTACAACGCCGACCCGCGCTCCAACCCCGAGGCCAAGCTGATCAGTGAAGTGGCCGCCGCCGACAAAACCCTGGATGCCATGGCCGGTGACGGCGGCAGCCTGGGACGCGGCGGTATGATCACCAAGGTGCGCGCGGCGCGGGTTGCGGCGCGTTCGGGGGCGGACACTGTGATAGTAGGGGGACGTCAAGACAGTGTTTTAACCCGTCTTGCCAACGGCGATAACCTGGGCACTTATCTCTGGGCGGATCAGCAGCCCCAGGCCGCGCGCAAACGTTGGATAGCGGGCCATTTGCAAACCCGCGGCACCCTTGTGCTCGATGACGGTGCGGTCAAGGTGTTGCTGGAGAAGGGCAAAAGCCTGCTCCCGGTCGGCGTGAAAGCGGTAAAGGGAGACTTTACCCGCGGCGAACTAGTTGTTTGTATGGACAGCAATGGACGCGAGGTGGCTCGGGGTCTGGTGAATTACCATGCCTCGGAGGCCGCTAAGATCATTGGCCAACCCAGTGCGCATATTCATAAGCTGTTGGGTTATCAGGGCGACGAAGAACTGATTCACCGGGATAACCTCGTGGTAACCGCGTGA
- a CDS encoding endo-1,4-beta-xylanase, whose protein sequence is MLTRLLHLILIATLSVFTATSITACGGGGGGGTTAAPQPDPEPQPVPEPEPEPEPEPEPEPEPEPEPDNEIPAGGSLLITDSPATDFNVWSGDFNGPVGSAETVGAEHEAFSQAVRVNVTNPAGEFFNGQVQYPTVSDVSNGDTLLVHFYFRSVENMEETGAGFATVFLEGPSPDYTKYMSREISNTGEWQEFFIPVEMNGAEQAGELRLNIGFGAGDRPQVFEVANVTLLNYGDSLTADDLPGTALSYGGREADAPWRAEAADRIEQHRKGDFTITVTDNGAPVEGAEVEVNFERHGYHFGSVIVGNILLGEGSDSEQYRRTVLDMFNQSGPENDLKWAPWIGEWGNDFNQNTTLSALQWLQDNGLYTRGHVMVWPSKRNLPNLMQPYLPEGDPASADPAAEQLVLDHIDDIASSTASVVQEWDVLNEPYDNHYLMDAFGDEVMVDWFNRARSHLPNHKLYINDYSILSGGGRNTPHQNHYQQTIQFLVDEGAAIDGIGLQGHFGNSPTDLPRVYEIIERYHQAFPELAIRATEFDINTQDEALQADYTRDFLTVFFSHPATVGVQTWGFWEGAIWRENTAMFRQNWEAKPNALAWKDLIYNQWWNDFSGSTNNDGKFSERGFYGDYKVRITYEGETTETTMSLNKDGSSNFAIELQ, encoded by the coding sequence ATGCTGACACGCTTACTCCACCTGATATTGATCGCCACCCTTTCTGTGTTTACCGCTACCAGCATTACCGCCTGTGGCGGTGGAGGGGGTGGCGGCACGACCGCCGCTCCACAACCAGATCCTGAACCACAACCTGTCCCAGAGCCAGAGCCAGAGCCAGAGCCAGAGCCAGAGCCAGAGCCAGAGCCAGAGCCAGAGCCAGACAATGAGATCCCCGCTGGGGGCAGTTTGTTAATAACCGATTCACCCGCTACAGACTTTAATGTCTGGAGCGGCGATTTTAACGGACCTGTGGGCTCGGCCGAGACGGTCGGCGCCGAGCACGAGGCTTTCTCGCAGGCAGTCCGCGTCAATGTCACCAACCCCGCCGGAGAATTTTTTAACGGTCAGGTGCAGTACCCCACCGTCAGCGACGTAAGCAATGGCGATACCCTGCTAGTGCATTTTTATTTCCGCTCGGTGGAAAATATGGAAGAAACCGGGGCGGGGTTTGCCACTGTGTTTCTTGAAGGGCCCAGCCCCGACTACACCAAATACATGAGCCGCGAAATCAGTAACACCGGCGAGTGGCAGGAATTTTTTATTCCGGTGGAAATGAACGGCGCCGAGCAGGCGGGCGAGTTGCGTTTAAACATTGGTTTTGGCGCGGGTGACCGGCCGCAGGTATTTGAAGTTGCCAATGTCACCCTGCTCAATTACGGCGACAGTTTAACTGCCGACGATTTGCCCGGCACCGCCCTAAGCTACGGCGGGCGCGAGGCCGACGCTCCCTGGCGCGCCGAAGCCGCCGACCGGATTGAGCAGCACCGCAAAGGCGATTTTACGATTACCGTCACCGATAATGGCGCGCCGGTTGAGGGCGCCGAGGTCGAGGTAAACTTTGAACGTCACGGCTACCACTTTGGCTCGGTCATTGTCGGCAACATCCTCTTGGGCGAAGGCAGCGACAGCGAACAATACCGGCGAACGGTGCTGGACATGTTTAACCAAAGCGGCCCCGAGAACGACCTAAAATGGGCGCCCTGGATTGGCGAATGGGGCAACGACTTTAACCAGAACACCACCCTTAGCGCCTTGCAGTGGTTGCAGGATAACGGCCTATACACTCGCGGGCATGTGATGGTGTGGCCCTCTAAACGCAACCTGCCCAACCTGATGCAACCCTATTTACCCGAAGGTGACCCGGCCAGTGCCGACCCGGCGGCCGAGCAGTTAGTGCTGGACCATATTGACGATATCGCCAGCTCAACAGCCAGCGTGGTGCAGGAGTGGGACGTACTCAACGAGCCCTACGACAACCACTACCTGATGGACGCCTTCGGCGACGAGGTCATGGTGGATTGGTTTAATCGAGCCCGCAGCCACTTGCCCAACCACAAGCTGTATATTAACGATTACTCCATCCTCTCTGGTGGGGGCCGCAACACCCCGCACCAAAATCACTACCAACAGACCATTCAGTTTTTAGTGGATGAGGGTGCAGCGATTGATGGTATTGGCTTGCAGGGCCACTTTGGCAATAGCCCTACCGACCTGCCCCGAGTTTACGAGATAATCGAGCGCTACCATCAGGCCTTTCCCGAATTGGCCATTCGCGCCACGGAATTTGATATTAACACCCAGGACGAAGCGCTACAGGCGGACTACACCCGCGATTTTCTAACTGTATTTTTCAGTCACCCCGCCACCGTGGGGGTACAAACCTGGGGTTTTTGGGAAGGGGCCATCTGGCGCGAGAACACCGCCATGTTCCGGCAAAACTGGGAGGCCAAACCCAACGCCCTGGCCTGGAAAGACTTAATTTACAACCAGTGGTGGAATGACTTTAGCGGCAGTACGAATAACGATGGCAAGTTTTCAGAAAGGGGATTCTATGGAGACTACAAGGTTCGCATTACTTATGAAGGTGAAACCACCGAAACGACAATGTCACTTAATAAAGATGGCAGCAGCAACTTTGCAATAGAACTTCAGTAA
- a CDS encoding LacI family DNA-binding transcriptional regulator gives MAGRTRNSSSKRATLADVARLANVSAITVSRVLNHPDKVSDDLKRRVQEAIENLGYIPNQSASSLASARSRVIGVSIPSLSNIVFNDVLRGIYDVAGANGYKVLLVDTHYSPLEEEKMVRTLLSQSPEAMIITGGDQTRACQRMLESAAIPVVQMMEILPNPLDMNVGFSHYQAGYDVAVSLLETGCKSLGFIGARMDMRVQQRMAGFVRALEERNAYQPDWIATTPEPSSIALGGELLRSLISSSAGAIDGIFCCNDDLALGALFESQRMNIKIPTDLALCGFNDFETSAFVNPSLSSVHVPRFEMGVKAAQMILDQLEGRAPVSKKVDIGYEIVMRQSTAVAK, from the coding sequence ATGGCTGGCCGCACTCGCAACTCCTCTTCAAAACGCGCTACTTTGGCCGATGTGGCTCGGCTGGCTAACGTCAGTGCAATTACAGTATCGCGAGTGTTAAATCATCCCGATAAGGTTTCGGATGATCTCAAGCGCCGAGTGCAAGAGGCTATTGAAAATCTGGGTTACATTCCCAACCAGTCGGCCAGCTCCCTCGCCTCAGCGCGCTCACGGGTCATCGGTGTTTCTATTCCCTCGTTGTCAAATATTGTCTTTAACGATGTTCTGCGTGGCATTTACGATGTGGCCGGAGCCAATGGCTATAAAGTGCTGTTGGTGGATACCCATTACTCGCCGCTGGAGGAAGAGAAAATGGTCCGCACACTGCTCAGTCAGTCGCCCGAGGCCATGATTATTACCGGCGGCGATCAGACCCGTGCCTGCCAGCGAATGCTTGAGAGTGCCGCTATTCCAGTGGTGCAGATGATGGAAATTTTGCCCAACCCGCTGGATATGAACGTGGGTTTTTCTCACTATCAGGCCGGCTACGATGTCGCTGTATCCCTGCTTGAGACGGGCTGCAAGTCGTTAGGCTTTATTGGCGCGCGCATGGATATGAGGGTGCAGCAGCGTATGGCGGGTTTTGTCCGTGCGTTGGAAGAGCGCAATGCGTATCAGCCCGACTGGATTGCCACTACGCCTGAGCCTTCTTCCATTGCCCTGGGGGGCGAGCTGTTGCGCAGTTTAATCAGCAGCTCTGCGGGAGCCATTGACGGTATTTTTTGCTGTAATGATGACTTGGCGCTAGGCGCTTTGTTTGAAAGTCAGCGTATGAATATAAAAATTCCCACCGATCTGGCGCTGTGCGGCTTTAACGATTTCGAAACCTCGGCGTTTGTTAATCCATCGCTTAGCAGCGTGCATGTGCCACGCTTTGAGATGGGAGTAAAGGCCGCGCAAATGATTCTGGACCAGTTAGAAGGAAGGGCACCTGTGAGCAAGAAGGTAGATATTGGTTACGAGATTGTGATGCGTCAGTCTACAGCGGTGGCGAAATAA
- a CDS encoding alpha-amylase family glycosyl hydrolase, which produces MTTDFLSIDELEQKIHALIATLYPNCEPQALTQACFDAIGPRLNKDIVAPERLWSERDCLLITYGNSLREAGHKPLDTLQNFLHEKLQGTFSAVHILPFFPHSSDDGFAVIDYTQVDPDLGDWDDINALAQDFKLMADLVINHVSSQSLWFRNYQYGKDPGRDYFVEADPNYDLSNVVRPRTSPLLRKTDTANGIKHVWCTFSHDQVDVDFRNEKVLLEYLRIIGRYLDEGAQWIRLDAVAFLWKELGTSCIHLRQTHDVVKLIRLLTEYKNAHAILISETNVPNRENLTYFGNSNEAHIIYNFSLPPLVIHALLAGDCTYLKSWMMSMPPPPVGCAYLNFTASHDGIGLRPAEGLLSDEELGQMLSTLESFGGKISSRTDAEGNAKPYEANISLFDAFKGTLNGTDKWQVERLIMSQAIMLAVEGIPAFYIHTLFATPNDYDKLETTGHNRSINRRNWSLSDLDERLSKPGGPGERVFNELTRLVKIRSAQPAFHPNATQFTLHIRPEIFAFWRQSMRRTQSIFCIYNLSDQPQEVSLSDLNLISTESWVDLISGQPVDDLYGKIMLQPYQNLWLTNYLGE; this is translated from the coding sequence ATGACCACAGACTTCCTGTCCATCGACGAACTCGAACAAAAAATCCACGCACTGATAGCCACGCTGTACCCAAACTGCGAACCGCAGGCCTTAACCCAAGCCTGTTTTGATGCTATTGGACCACGTCTAAACAAAGACATAGTTGCCCCTGAAAGGCTCTGGTCCGAGCGCGACTGCTTACTGATCACCTACGGCAACTCTCTACGCGAAGCAGGGCACAAGCCTTTAGATACGCTGCAAAACTTTTTGCACGAAAAACTCCAGGGTACGTTTTCGGCAGTCCATATTCTGCCGTTTTTCCCCCACTCATCCGACGACGGTTTTGCCGTAATCGACTACACCCAGGTGGACCCCGACCTGGGCGACTGGGATGACATTAATGCCCTGGCACAAGACTTTAAGTTAATGGCCGATTTGGTCATTAACCATGTCTCCAGCCAGAGCCTGTGGTTCCGCAACTACCAGTACGGCAAAGACCCGGGGCGGGACTATTTTGTCGAGGCAGACCCCAACTACGATCTGTCAAATGTCGTGCGCCCCCGCACCAGCCCGCTGTTGCGCAAAACCGATACCGCGAACGGCATAAAACATGTTTGGTGTACCTTTAGCCACGACCAGGTAGACGTAGACTTTCGCAACGAAAAAGTCCTACTGGAGTATTTGCGTATTATTGGCCGCTATCTGGATGAAGGCGCGCAGTGGATCCGGCTTGATGCGGTAGCTTTTCTGTGGAAAGAGCTAGGCACCTCCTGTATCCACCTGCGCCAGACCCATGATGTGGTAAAACTGATTCGCCTGCTCACCGAATACAAAAACGCCCACGCGATTTTGATCAGCGAGACCAATGTGCCCAATCGGGAAAATTTAACCTACTTTGGCAACAGTAATGAAGCGCACATTATCTACAACTTCAGCCTGCCACCACTGGTGATTCACGCCCTGCTCGCGGGCGACTGCACCTACCTGAAAAGCTGGATGATGAGCATGCCCCCACCGCCGGTGGGCTGCGCTTACCTAAACTTTACCGCCAGCCACGACGGTATCGGCCTGCGCCCCGCAGAAGGTCTATTAAGCGATGAAGAGCTGGGGCAAATGCTCAGCACCCTGGAATCGTTTGGCGGTAAGATTTCCTCACGCACCGACGCCGAAGGTAACGCCAAACCTTACGAGGCTAACATCAGCCTGTTCGACGCCTTTAAAGGCACCTTAAACGGCACGGATAAATGGCAAGTAGAGCGTCTGATTATGTCGCAAGCCATAATGCTGGCGGTGGAAGGCATTCCTGCGTTTTATATCCACACCCTATTTGCCACACCGAATGATTACGACAAATTAGAAACCACAGGGCATAACCGCTCAATCAACCGTCGCAACTGGAGCCTGAGCGATCTGGACGAGCGCCTAAGCAAACCAGGAGGCCCCGGCGAGCGCGTATTTAATGAATTAACCAGACTGGTAAAAATTCGCTCGGCACAACCGGCCTTCCACCCCAACGCCACGCAATTTACTTTGCATATCCGTCCGGAAATTTTCGCCTTCTGGCGCCAGAGCATGCGCCGCACTCAAAGTATTTTTTGTATTTATAACCTGAGCGACCAACCGCAAGAGGTGAGCCTGTCGGATTTAAATCTAATCAGTACCGAAAGCTGGGTCGATTTAATCAGCGGCCAACCAGTGGATGATTTATACGGAAAAATAATGTTGCAGCCCTATCAGAATTTGTGGCTGACGAATTATTTGGGGGAGTGA
- a CDS encoding mannosyl-3-phosphoglycerate phosphatase, whose amino-acid sequence MAKPIAVFTDLDGTLLNHHDYSYADALPAINHLKKQNIPLVLVSSKTQAEMSALCQELSLTSPYVCENGSLIVMPAPERQRLGVELENAEQQGDDFLIYRGANREEIVRILAQLKRTFSFTGFADMSVHDVVNCTGLSEQAAAKAMTRAASEPLLWHQDEADLADFAQHLRKHNLRVLKGGRFYHVMATCDKGDAVRYLLSLYESYYGARVASIALGDSPNDLQMLKAVDQSVVMPHPDGTYMHDDSLTNAIRAPFEGARGWREGVEEALAGLTEHEEAP is encoded by the coding sequence GTGGCAAAGCCTATTGCCGTGTTTACCGACCTTGACGGTACTCTGCTGAATCATCACGACTACTCGTATGCCGACGCCCTGCCTGCGATTAATCATTTAAAAAAGCAAAATATTCCCCTGGTTTTGGTGTCCAGTAAAACCCAGGCAGAGATGAGTGCCCTGTGCCAAGAGTTGTCGCTCACCAGCCCCTATGTGTGTGAAAACGGCAGCTTAATTGTAATGCCTGCGCCAGAGCGTCAAAGACTGGGGGTAGAGCTGGAAAACGCCGAACAACAGGGCGATGACTTTTTAATTTATCGCGGTGCTAATCGTGAAGAAATTGTGCGTATTTTGGCGCAGCTAAAGCGGACTTTTTCTTTTACCGGTTTTGCCGATATGAGTGTGCATGATGTGGTCAACTGCACCGGGCTCAGCGAGCAAGCGGCCGCTAAAGCGATGACGAGAGCCGCCTCAGAACCACTGCTTTGGCATCAAGATGAAGCGGATCTTGCTGATTTTGCCCAACATTTGCGCAAGCATAATTTACGCGTGCTCAAAGGTGGGCGTTTTTATCATGTGATGGCCACCTGTGATAAAGGCGATGCGGTACGCTATTTGCTGAGCTTGTATGAGTCCTATTATGGGGCAAGGGTGGCGAGCATTGCGCTGGGTGACAGCCCCAATGACCTGCAAATGCTCAAAGCGGTGGATCAGTCAGTGGTAATGCCGCACCCGGATGGAACCTACATGCACGATGATAGTTTAACTAACGCTATTCGTGCACCTTTTGAGGGCGCTCGCGGTTGGCGCGAGGGCGTCGAGGAAGCCTTAGCCGGCTTAACAGAACATGAGGAAGCACCATGA
- a CDS encoding glycosyl transferase, with protein MSDFFQNGRIGTLHNLGDRPIEELEAELMEWGKQKPMCLVLPCLYSELEGPAMDNIVEELSKVPFLDEIIIGLDRADEEQYKKAKKFFARLPQKHSILWNDGPRLKAVDQVLDEVGLAPQQLGKGRNVWYCLGYALAKGRARAVALHDCDIVTYKRDIVAKLFYPIAHPTFNYMFCKGYYYRAAGGKLNGRVSRLLVSPLVRALQKVCGHNNYLDFIDSFRYPLAGEFSMSMDVVSSIRIPSDWGLEIGVLSEVNRRYSDERVCQVDIADAYDHKHQDLSADNPDGGLSKMSTDISKSFFRKLAINGVVFTPEVFRTLKASYYRLALDLIDRYHNDAVINGMKLDRNKEEETVEQFTQCIMRAGEKFLNDPTERPFMANWSRVLSAVPDVYERLLDAVEKDTKEIS; from the coding sequence ATGAGTGACTTTTTTCAAAACGGACGTATCGGTACCCTGCATAATCTGGGCGATCGACCCATCGAGGAGCTTGAAGCCGAGCTAATGGAGTGGGGTAAACAAAAGCCCATGTGCCTGGTGCTGCCTTGCTTGTATTCTGAGCTGGAAGGCCCGGCAATGGATAACATTGTCGAAGAGCTGTCCAAGGTGCCTTTTCTGGATGAAATTATTATCGGCCTGGATCGCGCCGATGAAGAGCAGTATAAAAAAGCGAAAAAATTCTTCGCTCGCCTGCCGCAAAAACACTCTATTTTGTGGAACGATGGCCCACGCTTAAAAGCCGTGGATCAAGTGTTGGATGAAGTGGGCTTGGCGCCGCAGCAACTGGGTAAAGGTCGTAATGTTTGGTACTGCCTGGGTTACGCGCTGGCCAAAGGGCGCGCCCGCGCCGTCGCCCTGCACGACTGCGATATCGTCACCTACAAGCGCGATATTGTCGCCAAGCTGTTTTACCCCATAGCGCACCCAACGTTTAACTATATGTTCTGTAAGGGCTATTACTATCGCGCCGCGGGCGGCAAATTAAACGGCCGAGTCAGTCGTCTGTTAGTCTCACCGCTGGTGCGCGCACTGCAAAAAGTGTGTGGCCACAATAACTACCTGGACTTTATCGACAGCTTCCGCTACCCGCTTGCCGGTGAATTTTCCATGAGCATGGATGTGGTCAGCTCCATCCGTATCCCCAGTGACTGGGGCCTGGAAATCGGTGTGCTCTCAGAGGTGAATCGCCGCTACTCCGACGAGCGCGTATGTCAGGTAGACATTGCCGACGCCTACGACCACAAACATCAGGACCTATCCGCCGACAACCCCGACGGCGGTTTGTCCAAAATGAGCACCGATATCTCTAAATCCTTTTTCCGTAAACTAGCCATTAACGGCGTGGTGTTTACCCCCGAAGTCTTCCGTACTCTTAAGGCCAGCTACTATCGTTTAGCTCTGGACTTGATCGACCGCTACCACAATGACGCGGTGATTAACGGTATGAAACTGGATCGCAACAAAGAAGAAGAAACCGTTGAACAATTTACCCAGTGCATTATGCGCGCCGGCGAAAAGTTTCTGAACGATCCCACCGAACGCCCCTTTATGGCCAACTGGTCACGGGTATTAAGTGCGGTGCCGGATGTGTATGAGCGTTTGCTGGATGCGGTGGAGAAGGATACGAAGGAGATTAGTTGA
- a CDS encoding phosphoribulokinase: MPDASQTPAALWPDFFTQQLRQDAAKTFDIDELSAKFAAELALPEPLAQSLCALYQPLAAHCASARGKGTYVVGVNGAQGTGKSTAASILKVLLEAVYGLNVCALSIDDLYLSRAARAELARDTHPLLATRGVPGTHNLPLALETFTQLKKAGAQQLTPIPRFDKSQDDCVSRELWDTVQGRPDIIIFEGWCVGARAQRSSDLQTPINALEKEEDIDGHWRRYVNDALADYQALFAQIDLLVMLKAPSFTQVLEWRQLQEQKLRDSLTDAQLQHSRVMSAAQIERFIAHYERLTRWMLSEMPARANIVLELAENHQVAAIQCHINH; the protein is encoded by the coding sequence ATGCCTGATGCCAGTCAAACGCCCGCCGCTCTGTGGCCAGACTTTTTTACCCAGCAATTGCGCCAGGATGCTGCAAAGACTTTCGATATCGATGAGCTCAGCGCCAAGTTTGCCGCCGAGCTAGCTTTGCCTGAGCCGTTAGCGCAAAGCTTGTGTGCGTTGTACCAGCCTTTAGCTGCGCATTGTGCTAGTGCCAGGGGAAAGGGCACTTATGTGGTGGGCGTAAACGGCGCCCAGGGAACCGGAAAATCAACCGCCGCCAGTATTTTAAAAGTATTGCTGGAAGCGGTTTACGGTCTTAACGTTTGTGCGCTGTCCATCGACGATTTATACCTCTCCCGTGCGGCAAGAGCTGAGCTCGCTCGCGACACTCATCCGTTGCTGGCAACGCGCGGCGTTCCCGGCACGCACAATTTACCCCTCGCCCTTGAGACTTTTACGCAGTTAAAAAAAGCCGGCGCGCAGCAGCTTACCCCGATTCCTCGCTTTGATAAGTCTCAGGATGATTGCGTGAGCCGCGAGCTGTGGGACACAGTGCAGGGTCGTCCCGACATCATAATTTTTGAGGGCTGGTGTGTGGGGGCTAGAGCGCAGCGCAGCAGCGATTTGCAAACACCCATTAATGCCCTGGAAAAAGAAGAAGATATCGACGGCCATTGGCGTCGCTATGTCAACGATGCCCTGGCCGATTATCAGGCGCTATTTGCCCAAATAGACTTGCTGGTAATGCTAAAAGCGCCGTCTTTTACCCAAGTGCTGGAGTGGCGTCAGCTGCAGGAGCAAAAACTGCGAGACTCGTTAACTGACGCACAGCTGCAACACTCGCGAGTGATGAGCGCTGCGCAGATAGAGCGATTTATCGCCCACTATGAGCGCTTAACTCGCTGGATGCTCAGTGAGATGCCCGCCCGCGCTAATATTGTATTAGAGTTGGCAGAGAACCATCAGGTGGCTGCCATTCAATGCCATATCAATCACTAA
- a CDS encoding gluconokinase translates to MSRAPSAPTHQPQLVIVMGVSGSGKSSVAKAMAEQLNYEYLDADDFHSDEAKACMAAGVPLTDAQRIPWVHNICAHLATRAQNGQNCTLAFSGLRRSHRQQLRKLPFDLVFLYLKGSKALIAERINARNNHFMPPSLLDSQFASMEESTTETDVISIDIDRPLSQVVESCIEQACSRV, encoded by the coding sequence ATGAGCAGAGCGCCCAGCGCCCCAACACACCAACCACAACTTGTTATCGTTATGGGCGTTTCCGGCTCTGGCAAAAGCAGTGTAGCCAAAGCCATGGCCGAGCAGCTGAACTACGAGTATTTGGATGCCGACGACTTCCACAGTGATGAAGCAAAAGCGTGTATGGCCGCCGGGGTTCCACTTACTGATGCCCAGCGCATCCCATGGGTGCACAATATCTGTGCACACTTGGCAACCCGCGCTCAAAACGGTCAAAACTGCACCCTGGCGTTCTCGGGGCTAAGGCGCAGTCACCGTCAGCAACTGCGCAAACTTCCCTTCGACCTGGTGTTCTTGTACCTAAAGGGCAGCAAAGCCTTAATAGCCGAACGCATCAATGCCCGCAATAACCACTTTATGCCGCCCTCGCTGCTCGACAGCCAATTTGCCAGTATGGAAGAAAGCACAACTGAAACCGACGTAATCAGTATTGATATTGACCGGCCGCTCTCCCAGGTAGTCGAGAGCTGTATTGAACAAGCATGCTCAAGGGTTTAG
- a CDS encoding DUF1214 domain-containing protein codes for MKKLSLLFAAPVALALAMHTHADIAPGYDVTTPADFGVSDYVYKVSESDFNFKRSLAKAPINEWAYQSDLSRVKTQQVIRENQDGIYASAVVDVSKGATFTVPEGDHYQIIQVIDMQNYVAAVAYAGDSITITPEDLTYGNHVYLNMRVPILTEDKGGIKETLRLQRLATIEANSAKPYVSPDFVLPLEKTEEIRAALVKDVKGGALTHTRYVNGTPYTSRPQDHLYGTAYGWGGLGLPDAAYWPFANKSKMVDGKMQPSSATFTPPDIQEERGGFWSVTIYNEEGWLAKDISAISNTQAEPNADGTYTIHFNSPGKKNNLETSAPFAALFRFYLPDSKESAVQYINDHGGELVIE; via the coding sequence ATGAAAAAATTATCCCTCTTATTTGCGGCTCCAGTAGCTCTGGCGCTGGCCATGCATACCCATGCCGATATCGCCCCCGGCTACGATGTTACCACCCCGGCAGACTTCGGCGTGTCCGATTATGTATATAAAGTCTCGGAAAGCGATTTTAATTTTAAGCGCAGTCTGGCAAAGGCACCGATCAACGAATGGGCCTATCAGAGCGATCTAAGCCGGGTTAAAACTCAACAAGTGATTCGCGAAAACCAGGATGGCATATACGCCAGTGCGGTGGTGGACGTAAGCAAGGGTGCCACATTTACGGTCCCCGAGGGGGATCACTATCAGATCATTCAGGTGATCGATATGCAGAATTATGTTGCCGCTGTAGCTTATGCTGGCGATAGCATTACCATTACTCCTGAGGATTTAACCTACGGCAATCACGTGTATTTGAATATGCGGGTGCCGATTCTGACTGAGGATAAAGGCGGCATAAAAGAAACCTTGCGCCTGCAGCGCTTGGCCACCATCGAGGCCAACTCGGCCAAGCCCTATGTCTCGCCCGACTTTGTCCTGCCATTGGAAAAAACCGAAGAAATTCGTGCGGCCCTGGTTAAAGACGTAAAAGGCGGCGCGCTGACCCATACCCGTTATGTAAATGGCACCCCCTACACCTCGCGTCCGCAAGACCATTTATATGGTACCGCTTATGGTTGGGGTGGGCTGGGTCTGCCCGATGCCGCCTACTGGCCTTTTGCCAATAAAAGCAAAATGGTGGATGGCAAAATGCAGCCCTCCAGTGCTACCTTTACCCCACCGGACATTCAGGAAGAACGTGGCGGTTTCTGGTCAGTGACCATCTATAACGAAGAGGGCTGGTTGGCTAAGGATATTTCCGCTATCTCTAACACCCAGGCCGAACCCAATGCGGATGGCACTTACACCATTCACTTTAACTCGCCAGGTAAAAAGAACAACTTAGAAACCTCCGCGCCTTTTGCGGCATTGTTCCGTTTTTACCTGCCGGACTCCAAAGAATCCGCTGTGCAGTACATCAATGATCACGGCGGCGAACTGGTGATTGAATAG